A single region of the Kocuria rosea genome encodes:
- a CDS encoding nucleobase:cation symporter-2 family protein: MARSRTAEPPTTTRARPEDEYLGAGASLGYGLQHVLTMYGGIIAPPLIIGGVAGMTPQEQGLLIAASLFVGGLATVLQSWGFKFFGSQLPLVQGTSFAGVATMTAIVQSGGGIQAVFGAVIVASVVGFLITPFFVSIIRFFPPVVTGVVITSIGLTLFPVAARWAMGGNAQSPEYGSVGNIALAGLTLLIIMLLSKLGSAAISRLSILIGLVLGTAAAAALGMADFSQVLSGDIFAVPQPLAFGPPVFEVAAILSMFIVILVTLTETTADIIAVGEIVDTKVDKKRIADGLRADMASSALAPLFNGFTQSAFAQNVGLVAITGVKSRFVVTAGGLILVTLGLLPVLGRVVAAVPPPVLGGAGIVLFGSVAASGIRTLAKVDFGNGANLIIVATSLGFGMLPIAVPEIYANFPAWFETIFHSGISSAAVMAILLNILFNEFRAGNPPRGTGSVFANAPVRAVRYESIEHLQGHLQEGDTVRNGKLVDCDGNEVPVITAAGEIIDTRVCKPQDGSGGSSAH, translated from the coding sequence ATGGCCAGGTCACGCACCGCCGAGCCGCCCACCACCACCCGCGCCCGCCCCGAGGACGAGTACCTCGGCGCGGGCGCCAGCCTCGGCTACGGGCTGCAGCACGTGCTCACCATGTACGGCGGCATCATCGCGCCGCCGCTCATCATCGGCGGGGTCGCCGGCATGACCCCGCAGGAGCAGGGTCTGCTCATCGCGGCCTCGCTGTTCGTGGGCGGGCTCGCCACGGTCCTGCAGTCCTGGGGCTTCAAGTTCTTCGGCTCGCAGCTGCCGCTCGTGCAGGGCACCTCCTTCGCCGGCGTGGCCACCATGACCGCGATCGTCCAGAGCGGCGGCGGCATCCAGGCCGTCTTCGGCGCCGTCATCGTCGCCTCGGTCGTCGGCTTCCTCATCACCCCGTTCTTCGTGAGCATCATCCGCTTCTTCCCGCCGGTCGTCACCGGCGTGGTGATCACATCCATCGGCCTCACGCTGTTCCCGGTGGCGGCCCGCTGGGCCATGGGCGGCAACGCGCAGTCCCCCGAGTACGGCTCGGTCGGCAACATCGCCCTGGCCGGCCTGACCCTGCTGATCATCATGCTGCTCTCCAAGCTCGGCAGCGCCGCCATCTCCCGGCTCTCCATCCTCATCGGCCTGGTGCTCGGCACGGCCGCGGCCGCGGCGCTGGGCATGGCGGACTTCAGCCAGGTGCTCAGCGGCGACATCTTCGCCGTCCCGCAGCCACTGGCCTTCGGTCCCCCCGTGTTCGAGGTGGCGGCCATCCTCTCCATGTTCATCGTCATCCTCGTGACCCTCACCGAGACCACCGCCGACATCATCGCGGTCGGCGAGATCGTCGACACGAAGGTCGACAAGAAGCGCATCGCCGACGGCCTGCGCGCGGACATGGCCTCCTCCGCCCTGGCCCCCCTCTTCAACGGCTTCACCCAGAGCGCCTTCGCCCAGAACGTGGGGCTCGTGGCCATCACCGGCGTCAAGAGCCGCTTCGTGGTCACGGCCGGCGGCCTCATCCTCGTGACCCTCGGCCTGCTGCCCGTGCTCGGGCGGGTCGTCGCGGCGGTCCCGCCGCCCGTGCTGGGCGGGGCCGGCATCGTGCTCTTCGGCAGCGTGGCCGCCTCCGGCATCCGCACCCTGGCGAAGGTGGACTTCGGCAACGGCGCCAACCTGATCATCGTGGCCACCTCCCTCGGGTTCGGCATGCTGCCCATCGCCGTGCCCGAGATCTACGCGAACTTCCCGGCCTGGTTCGAGACGATCTTCCACTCCGGCATCAGCTCGGCGGCCGTGATGGCGATCCTGCTCAACATCCTGTTCAACGAGTTCCGCGCCGGCAACCCACCGCGGGGCACCGGCTCCGTCTTCGCCAACGCCCCGGTGCGCGCGGTGCGCTACGAGAGCATCGAGCACCTGCAGGGCCACCTCCAGGAGGGCGACACGGTCAGGAACGGCAAGCTCGTGGACTGCGACGGCAACGAGGTGCCCGTCATCACCGCCGCCGGCGAGATCATCGACACCAGGGTCTGCAAGCCCCAGGACGGCTCCGGCGGCTCGTCCGCACACTGA
- the aceE gene encoding pyruvate dehydrogenase (acetyl-transferring), homodimeric type gives MVEHRNRPTPEAPDSTSAAAAQWLGSFEDLVEKQVRERTQYLLQSSAPRPGSAGPAAPTVTTDYVNTIPVDQEPEFPGDEEIERTYRRWLRWNAAVMVHRAQRPEIGVGGHISTYAGAATLYEVGFNHFFRGPDHPGGGDQVFFQGHASPGMYARAFLEGRLTEEQLDGFRQEKSKGSNGIPSYPHPRSMPDFWQFPTVSMGIGPMNAIYQAQFNRYLHHRGIKDTSDQQVWAFLGDGEMDEPESRGLLQLAANEKLDNLNFVINCNLQRLDGPVRGNGKIVQELEAFFRGAGWNVVKVLWGREWDPLLAADTDGELVRVMNETLDGDYQTFKAESGGFVRDHFFGRSTTTKELVADMTDDEIWALKRGGHDYRKVYAAYRAAAEFRGKPTVVLAMTVKGYGLGASFEARNATHQMKKLTLEDLKAFRDHLRIPITDEQIDDDLYGAPYYHPGPDAPEIRYLLERRMELGGGLPVRRAQHAPVVLPGDDAYRSGKKGSGKQMAATTMAFVRVLRDLMRSKDFGHRIVPIVPDEARTFGMDSFFPTAKIYNPNGQNYLSVDRELMLAYKESPQGVLLHPGINEAGAVAAFTAAGTSYATHAEPMVPFYIFYSMFGFQRTGDSFWAAADQMTRGFIIGATAGRTTLTGEGLQHADGHSPVLAGTNPAVRSYDPAYGYEIAHIVRHGLEQMYGPDSADPNVMYYLTVYNEPYQQPAEPEDVDVEGIVRGIHRVAGSAHPGPKVQLLGSGVSVPWALQAQQVLAEEWGVSADVWSVTSWNELRRDGLAAEQEAFRNPAAPRRVPFVTQQLAGAEGPVIASTDFVSELPDRIRQYLPNDFATLGADDFGFSDTRAAARRWFGIDVHSIVVRALQMLADRGEVDAGAPARAFERYRLDDVTAGTTGNAGGDA, from the coding sequence ATGGTTGAACACCGCAACCGGCCGACCCCCGAGGCCCCGGACAGCACATCGGCCGCAGCCGCGCAGTGGCTGGGTTCCTTCGAGGACCTCGTCGAGAAGCAGGTGCGGGAGCGGACGCAGTACCTCCTGCAGTCATCGGCACCACGACCCGGGTCCGCTGGCCCGGCCGCGCCGACGGTCACCACGGACTACGTGAACACGATCCCCGTGGACCAGGAGCCGGAGTTCCCCGGCGACGAGGAGATCGAGCGCACCTACCGCCGCTGGCTGCGCTGGAACGCCGCCGTGATGGTGCACCGGGCCCAGCGCCCCGAGATCGGCGTGGGCGGGCACATCTCCACCTACGCCGGCGCGGCCACCCTCTACGAGGTCGGCTTCAACCACTTCTTCCGCGGCCCCGACCATCCCGGCGGCGGGGACCAGGTCTTCTTCCAGGGCCACGCCTCCCCGGGCATGTACGCCCGGGCGTTCCTGGAGGGGCGGCTCACCGAGGAGCAGCTGGACGGGTTCCGGCAGGAGAAGTCCAAGGGCAGCAACGGCATCCCGTCCTATCCGCACCCCCGGTCCATGCCGGACTTCTGGCAGTTCCCGACCGTGTCCATGGGCATCGGCCCGATGAACGCGATCTACCAGGCGCAGTTCAACCGCTACCTGCACCACCGCGGGATCAAGGACACCTCCGACCAGCAGGTCTGGGCGTTCCTCGGCGACGGCGAGATGGACGAGCCGGAGTCGCGCGGGCTCCTCCAGCTGGCCGCCAACGAGAAGCTGGACAACCTCAACTTCGTGATCAACTGCAACCTGCAGCGCCTGGACGGGCCGGTGCGCGGCAACGGCAAGATCGTCCAGGAGCTCGAGGCCTTCTTCCGCGGCGCCGGCTGGAACGTGGTCAAGGTGCTGTGGGGACGGGAGTGGGACCCCCTGCTGGCGGCCGACACGGACGGCGAGCTGGTCCGGGTCATGAACGAGACCCTCGACGGGGACTACCAGACCTTCAAGGCGGAGTCCGGCGGGTTCGTCCGCGACCACTTCTTCGGCCGGTCCACCACCACCAAGGAGCTCGTCGCGGACATGACCGACGACGAGATCTGGGCCCTCAAGCGCGGCGGCCACGACTACCGCAAGGTCTACGCCGCCTACCGGGCGGCCGCCGAGTTCCGGGGCAAGCCCACGGTGGTGCTCGCGATGACGGTGAAGGGCTACGGCCTGGGCGCCTCCTTCGAGGCGCGCAACGCGACCCACCAGATGAAGAAGCTGACCCTGGAGGACCTCAAGGCCTTCCGCGACCACCTGCGCATCCCGATCACCGACGAGCAGATCGACGACGACCTCTACGGCGCCCCGTACTACCACCCCGGTCCCGACGCCCCGGAGATCCGGTACCTTCTCGAGCGGCGCATGGAGCTGGGCGGAGGCCTGCCCGTGCGCCGGGCCCAGCACGCCCCCGTGGTGCTGCCCGGCGACGACGCCTACCGGTCCGGCAAGAAGGGATCGGGCAAGCAGATGGCGGCCACCACCATGGCCTTCGTGCGCGTCCTGCGGGATCTCATGCGGAGCAAGGACTTCGGCCACCGGATCGTGCCCATCGTCCCCGACGAGGCCCGCACCTTCGGCATGGACTCGTTCTTCCCCACGGCGAAGATCTACAACCCCAACGGGCAGAACTACCTCTCCGTGGACCGCGAGCTGATGCTCGCCTACAAGGAGTCCCCACAGGGCGTCCTGCTCCACCCGGGGATCAACGAGGCCGGCGCCGTCGCGGCCTTCACCGCCGCCGGCACCTCCTACGCCACCCACGCCGAGCCCATGGTGCCGTTCTACATCTTCTACTCGATGTTCGGCTTCCAGCGCACCGGCGACTCCTTCTGGGCCGCCGCCGACCAGATGACCCGCGGGTTCATCATCGGGGCCACCGCCGGGCGCACCACGCTCACCGGCGAGGGCCTCCAGCACGCCGACGGCCACTCCCCCGTGCTCGCCGGCACGAACCCGGCCGTGCGCAGCTACGACCCGGCCTACGGCTACGAGATCGCCCACATCGTCCGGCACGGCCTCGAGCAGATGTACGGCCCGGACTCGGCGGACCCGAACGTCATGTACTACCTGACGGTCTACAACGAGCCCTACCAGCAGCCGGCCGAGCCGGAGGACGTCGACGTCGAGGGCATCGTGCGCGGCATCCACCGGGTCGCCGGCTCCGCGCACCCCGGCCCGAAGGTGCAGCTGCTCGGCTCGGGCGTGTCGGTGCCGTGGGCCCTGCAGGCCCAGCAGGTGCTGGCCGAGGAGTGGGGGGTCTCCGCCGACGTGTGGTCGGTGACCTCCTGGAACGAGCTGCGCCGCGACGGCCTGGCCGCCGAGCAGGAGGCGTTCCGCAACCCGGCAGCACCGCGCCGGGTGCCCTTCGTGACCCAGCAGCTCGCAGGGGCGGAAGGGCCCGTCATCGCCTCCACGGACTTCGTCTCGGAGCTGCCGGACCGGATCCGGCAGTACCTGCCGAACGACTTCGCCACCCTGGGTGCCGACGACTTCGGCTTCTCGGACACCCGCGCCGCGGCTCGGCGCTGGTTCGGGATCGACGTGCACTCCATCGTGGTGCGGGCGCTGCAGATGCTTGCCGACCGCGGGGAGGTGGACGCCGGGGCCCCGGCCCGGGCGTTCGAGCGCTACCGCCTGGACGACGTCACCGCCGGCACCACCGGCAACGCGGGCGGCGACGCCTGA
- a CDS encoding IclR family transcriptional regulator — protein MTTTTTRAGSGGVQSVERVFELLEVITAAGGEMSLSELSAAVKLPLPTIHRLLRTLVPSGYVRQLPNRNYALGPRLILLGEAAGRQFGSAARSRLDELVAELGESANMAVLDGQEVVYIAQAQSNRSMRMFTEVGRRADTHDTGVGKAMLATLPDERVRAIVGAAGMATPTPKSIGTLEELFADLDRIRERGYAIDDEETELGVRCYAMAVPGAPTPTAISVSGPVSRVDEEFGRRAVPVLRRAAEAIAAELMPVTA, from the coding sequence ATGACCACGACGACCACACGAGCCGGTTCGGGCGGGGTGCAATCGGTGGAACGCGTTTTCGAGCTCCTCGAGGTGATCACCGCGGCCGGTGGGGAGATGTCGCTCAGCGAGCTCTCCGCCGCCGTGAAGCTTCCGCTGCCCACCATCCACCGGCTGCTGCGCACGCTGGTGCCCTCCGGCTACGTCCGTCAGCTCCCCAACCGCAACTACGCGCTGGGGCCGCGGCTGATCCTGCTGGGGGAGGCCGCCGGGCGGCAGTTCGGTTCGGCGGCCCGTTCGCGTCTGGACGAGCTGGTGGCCGAGCTCGGCGAGTCGGCGAACATGGCCGTGCTCGACGGCCAGGAGGTCGTCTACATCGCCCAGGCCCAGTCCAACCGGTCCATGCGCATGTTCACGGAGGTGGGCCGCCGGGCCGACACCCACGACACCGGTGTGGGCAAGGCCATGCTCGCCACCCTGCCGGACGAACGGGTCCGTGCCATCGTGGGCGCGGCGGGCATGGCCACGCCCACGCCCAAGAGCATCGGGACCCTCGAGGAGCTCTTCGCGGACCTCGACCGGATCCGGGAGCGCGGTTACGCGATCGACGACGAGGAGACCGAGCTCGGCGTGCGCTGCTACGCGATGGCCGTGCCCGGGGCGCCGACCCCCACGGCGATCTCCGTCTCCGGACCGGTGTCCCGGGTGGACGAGGAGTTCGGCCGCCGGGCCGTGCCCGTGCTGCGCCGAGCGGCCGAGGCGATCGCCGCCGAGCTGATGCCCGTCACGGCCTGA
- a CDS encoding NAD-dependent malic enzyme, which produces MATPSPGYSMILRVEAPAGLTVTSELAAAAARAGAAVTALDIVESHADHVVVDVSCNVSDASHRDEVRDSLEALDGVQVRKISDRTFLIHLGGKIEVTPRVSLRNRDDLSRAYTPGVARVCMAIHDNPEDARRLTIKRNTVAVVTDGTAVLGLGDIGPAAALPVMEGKAALFKAFAGVDAWPVCLDTTDTDEIVRIVKAMAPVYGGINLEDIAAPRCFEIEARLREELDIPVFHDDQHGTAIVALAALFNALRVVDKQIGDIKVVVSGVGAAGHAIIQLLKAQGVQDIIACSRKGAIHRGESYDDPHRQWIAENTNETGFSGSLKEAVVGSDVFIGVSAPDLLDGADVAAMNDRAIVFAMANPDPEIDPGVAAEHAAVVATGRSDFPNQINNVLAFPGLFRGLLDAGASDITTDMLVAGAQAIADCVAEDELNASYIVPSVFDQHVAPAVAEAVQQAAQQDTRQLAPVAAR; this is translated from the coding sequence ATGGCCACGCCCAGTCCCGGATACTCGATGATCCTGCGTGTGGAGGCCCCGGCAGGCCTCACCGTCACCAGCGAGCTCGCCGCCGCCGCCGCTCGGGCCGGCGCGGCCGTGACCGCCCTCGACATCGTGGAGTCCCACGCAGACCACGTCGTCGTCGACGTCAGCTGCAACGTCTCCGACGCCTCCCACCGCGACGAGGTGCGCGACTCCCTCGAGGCGCTCGACGGCGTCCAGGTGCGCAAGATCAGCGACCGCACGTTCCTGATCCACCTCGGCGGCAAGATCGAGGTCACCCCCCGTGTCTCGCTGCGCAACCGTGACGACCTCTCCCGCGCCTACACCCCCGGCGTGGCCCGGGTCTGCATGGCCATCCACGACAACCCCGAGGACGCCCGGCGGCTGACGATCAAGCGCAACACGGTGGCCGTGGTCACCGACGGCACCGCGGTGCTCGGCCTGGGCGACATCGGCCCCGCCGCCGCCCTGCCGGTCATGGAGGGCAAGGCCGCCCTGTTCAAGGCGTTCGCCGGCGTGGACGCGTGGCCGGTCTGCCTCGACACGACGGACACCGACGAGATCGTGCGCATCGTCAAGGCCATGGCACCCGTCTACGGCGGGATCAACCTCGAGGACATCGCGGCCCCGCGCTGCTTCGAGATCGAGGCCCGGCTCCGCGAGGAGCTCGACATCCCGGTCTTCCACGACGACCAGCACGGCACCGCGATCGTGGCCCTGGCCGCGCTGTTCAACGCCCTGCGTGTGGTGGACAAGCAGATCGGCGACATCAAGGTCGTGGTCTCCGGGGTGGGCGCCGCAGGGCACGCCATCATCCAGCTCCTCAAGGCCCAGGGAGTGCAGGACATCATCGCCTGCTCCCGCAAGGGCGCGATCCACCGCGGGGAGAGCTACGACGACCCGCACCGGCAGTGGATCGCCGAGAACACCAACGAGACCGGGTTCTCCGGCTCGCTCAAGGAGGCCGTGGTGGGCAGCGACGTCTTCATCGGCGTCTCCGCCCCCGACCTGCTCGACGGGGCCGACGTGGCCGCCATGAACGACCGCGCGATCGTCTTCGCCATGGCCAACCCCGACCCCGAGATCGATCCCGGCGTCGCCGCGGAGCACGCCGCGGTGGTCGCGACCGGCCGCTCGGACTTCCCGAACCAGATCAACAACGTCCTGGCCTTCCCGGGCCTGTTCCGCGGCCTGCTCGACGCCGGGGCATCCGACATCACCACCGACATGCTGGTCGCCGGCGCGCAGGCCATCGCCGACTGCGTGGCCGAGGACGAGCTCAACGCGAGCTACATCGTCCCCAGTGTCTTCGACCAGCACGTGGCACCGGCCGTGGCCGAGGCCGTGCAGCAGGCGGCCCAGCAGGACACCCGTCAGCTCGCACCGGTGGCCGCCCGCTAG
- the aceB gene encoding malate synthase A — protein MAIEFTTPAGLDRASEILTAEALSFVEALHHHFADRRAELLGAREQNRRRAAETGTLDFLPETREIREGDWTVAPAPPALQDRRVEMTGPASPAKMAINALNSGAKVWLADLEDASSPTWHNQVDGVLNLRDAARGTLSFTSPEGKQYALRQDAPLAVVVTRPRGWHLPEHNVTVDGQPASGALVDFGLHFFHTAKLLLANGHGPYYYLPKLESHLEARLWNDVFTFAEEHLGIEHGTVRATVLIETIPAAFQMDEILWELREHASGLNAGRWDYLFSIIKYFRDAGEKFVLADRSTITMTAPLMRAYTELLVRTCHRRGAFAMGGMAAVIPNRRDQEATEAAFAKVRADKTREADDGFDGSWVAHPDLVPTCREVFDGVLGERPNQVDRLREDVRVSAEQLLDVASAGRVSTQKELAANLYVAIRYTAVWLSGNGAVAIHNLMEDAATAEISRSQIWQQIRNGVVYEDTGNTATRELVAEELQRQKEVLREEVDPQSYEAHFEPAAALIADLVLGEDYVDFLTLPAYELLEQSDRDRVATK, from the coding sequence ATGGCCATCGAGTTCACCACCCCCGCCGGCCTGGACCGCGCGAGCGAGATCCTCACCGCCGAGGCCCTCTCCTTCGTGGAGGCCCTGCACCACCACTTCGCCGACCGCCGCGCCGAGCTGCTCGGCGCCCGGGAGCAGAACCGCCGCCGGGCCGCCGAGACCGGCACCCTGGACTTCCTCCCGGAGACCCGGGAGATCCGTGAGGGGGACTGGACGGTCGCCCCGGCGCCGCCGGCCCTGCAGGACCGCCGGGTCGAGATGACCGGGCCCGCCTCGCCGGCCAAGATGGCGATCAACGCGCTGAACTCCGGGGCCAAGGTGTGGCTCGCCGATCTCGAGGACGCCTCGAGCCCCACCTGGCACAACCAGGTGGACGGCGTCCTCAACCTGCGCGACGCCGCCCGGGGCACCCTGAGCTTCACGTCCCCGGAGGGCAAGCAGTACGCCCTGCGCCAGGACGCCCCGCTCGCCGTGGTCGTCACCCGGCCCCGCGGCTGGCACCTGCCGGAGCACAACGTCACGGTGGACGGGCAGCCGGCCTCCGGCGCGCTCGTGGACTTCGGCCTGCACTTCTTCCACACCGCGAAGCTCCTGCTGGCCAACGGGCACGGACCGTACTACTACCTGCCGAAGCTGGAGTCCCACCTCGAGGCCCGGCTGTGGAACGACGTGTTCACGTTCGCCGAGGAGCACCTGGGCATCGAGCACGGCACCGTCCGGGCGACCGTGCTCATCGAGACGATCCCCGCGGCGTTCCAGATGGACGAGATCCTCTGGGAGCTGCGCGAGCACGCCTCGGGGCTCAACGCGGGACGCTGGGACTACCTGTTCAGCATCATCAAGTACTTCCGGGACGCCGGCGAGAAGTTCGTCCTGGCGGACCGCTCCACCATCACCATGACGGCCCCGCTGATGCGGGCCTACACCGAGCTGCTCGTGCGGACCTGTCACCGCCGCGGGGCCTTCGCGATGGGCGGCATGGCCGCGGTCATCCCCAACCGCCGGGACCAGGAGGCCACCGAGGCCGCGTTCGCCAAGGTGCGCGCGGACAAGACCCGCGAGGCCGACGACGGCTTCGACGGCTCCTGGGTGGCCCACCCGGACCTGGTGCCCACCTGCCGCGAGGTCTTCGACGGGGTCCTCGGCGAGAGGCCCAACCAGGTGGACCGGCTGCGCGAGGACGTGCGGGTGAGCGCCGAGCAGCTGCTCGACGTCGCCAGCGCCGGGCGGGTGAGCACCCAGAAGGAGCTCGCGGCCAACCTCTACGTGGCGATCCGCTACACCGCCGTGTGGCTCTCCGGCAACGGGGCCGTGGCCATCCACAACCTCATGGAGGACGCCGCGACCGCCGAGATCTCCCGCTCGCAGATCTGGCAGCAGATCCGCAACGGCGTGGTCTACGAGGACACCGGGAACACCGCGACCCGCGAGCTCGTGGCCGAGGAGCTCCAGCGGCAGAAGGAGGTCCTGCGCGAGGAGGTCGACCCGCAGTCCTACGAGGCGCACTTCGAGCCGGCGGCCGCCCTGATCGCCGATCTGGTGCTGGGCGAGGACTACGTCGACTTCCTCACCCTGCCCGCCTACGAGCTGCTCGAGCAGTCCGACCGCGACCGGGTGGCCACGAAGTGA
- a CDS encoding DUF6986 family protein, producing MSAGDLDTGTLGTAFRQRAAERLAGTDALLQRSYPGDPGTRQPVHTVYLPADSFTPETARQWGERAAQSVAGLGAASLAEEVAPEGADPGLVDRVARAVEHKLATEPIEDVRLDFEDGFGDRGDQEEDEWAVRAARTVALAVREGTAPPYIGIRFKCFEAATRDRGLRTLDLFVTTLVREGGLREAGHSEDGLPRGLVLTLPKVSTTEQVDVMVEACEQLEAGLGLPAGRLRFEVQMETAPMILGTDGTCPIPVMLHRTDGRVEALHYGTYDYSDSLQIAAQYQSMEHPAADHAKAVMQVAVAGTGVRLSDGSTNILPTGSDRQKLAAWRLHARLVRRSLERGYYQGWDLHAHQLPTRYLATYFFYREGFPAAALRLKNYVHGIESEIMDEPATARALARFVHRGVLCGAISGEELEESAGIGEHELFSLAHPKAAAPAASTTGGDLR from the coding sequence GTGAGCGCCGGCGACCTGGACACCGGGACGCTGGGCACGGCCTTCCGGCAGCGCGCTGCGGAGCGGCTGGCCGGCACCGACGCGCTGCTCCAGCGGTCCTACCCGGGAGACCCGGGTACACGCCAGCCCGTGCACACCGTCTACCTCCCCGCCGACAGCTTCACCCCGGAGACCGCCCGGCAGTGGGGAGAGCGCGCCGCCCAGTCCGTGGCCGGGCTCGGTGCGGCCTCCCTCGCGGAGGAGGTGGCCCCCGAGGGTGCCGACCCTGGTCTGGTCGACCGGGTGGCGCGAGCGGTCGAGCACAAGCTCGCCACCGAGCCCATCGAGGACGTCCGTCTGGACTTCGAGGACGGTTTCGGCGACCGCGGGGACCAGGAGGAGGACGAGTGGGCCGTGCGCGCGGCGCGCACCGTGGCCCTGGCCGTCCGGGAGGGCACCGCGCCGCCGTACATCGGGATCCGCTTCAAGTGCTTCGAGGCCGCCACCCGGGACCGCGGCCTGCGCACGCTCGACCTGTTCGTCACCACCCTGGTGCGCGAGGGCGGGCTGCGGGAGGCCGGGCACAGCGAGGACGGCCTCCCCCGCGGCCTCGTCCTCACCCTGCCCAAGGTGAGCACCACGGAGCAGGTCGACGTCATGGTCGAGGCCTGCGAACAGCTCGAGGCGGGCCTCGGACTGCCGGCCGGGCGGCTGCGGTTCGAGGTGCAGATGGAGACGGCCCCGATGATCCTGGGGACCGACGGCACCTGCCCCATCCCGGTGATGCTCCACCGGACGGACGGACGGGTCGAGGCCCTGCACTACGGGACCTACGACTATTCCGACTCCCTGCAGATCGCCGCCCAGTACCAGTCCATGGAGCACCCGGCCGCCGACCACGCCAAGGCCGTCATGCAGGTCGCCGTGGCCGGCACCGGGGTGCGGCTGTCCGACGGCTCCACGAACATCCTGCCCACCGGGAGCGACCGGCAGAAGCTGGCCGCCTGGCGGCTGCACGCCCGTCTGGTGCGCCGCTCCCTGGAGCGGGGCTACTACCAGGGATGGGACCTGCACGCGCACCAGCTGCCCACCCGCTACCTGGCCACGTACTTCTTCTACCGCGAGGGCTTCCCCGCGGCGGCGCTGCGGCTGAAGAACTACGTGCACGGCATCGAGTCGGAGATCATGGACGAACCGGCCACCGCCCGCGCCCTGGCCCGCTTCGTCCACCGCGGCGTGCTGTGCGGCGCGATCTCCGGGGAGGAGCTCGAGGAGAGCGCCGGCATCGGCGAGCACGAGCTCTTCTCCCTGGCCCACCCCAAGGCGGCGGCACCGGCCGCATCGACCACCGGAGGCGACTTGAGATGA
- a CDS encoding bifunctional allantoicase/(S)-ureidoglycine aminohydrolase yields the protein MTETTYHAPHGGHPDQTQLLTDRAMFTEAYAVIPRGTMRDIVTSRLPFWEDTRVWVLARPLSGFAETFSQYIVEVGPGGGSDRPETEAGVEGVLFLMEGALVLTVDGEEHELVPGGYAFLPPECEWTVRNRGGEPARLHWIRKAYEYVQGIEVPEPFVTNEQEVEPTAMPGTDGKWATTRFVDPDDVRYDMHVTIVTFEPGAVIPFAETHVMEHGLYVLEGKAVYRLNQDWVEVEAGDFMWLRAFCPQACYAGGPGRFRYLLYKDVNRQMKLR from the coding sequence ATGACCGAGACCACCTACCACGCGCCGCACGGCGGCCACCCCGACCAGACCCAGCTGCTCACGGACCGGGCGATGTTCACGGAGGCCTACGCGGTGATCCCGCGCGGGACCATGCGGGACATCGTGACCAGCCGGCTCCCGTTCTGGGAGGACACCCGGGTCTGGGTGCTCGCCCGGCCCCTGTCCGGCTTCGCGGAGACCTTCTCGCAGTACATCGTGGAGGTCGGCCCCGGCGGCGGCAGCGACCGGCCCGAGACGGAGGCCGGCGTGGAGGGCGTGCTCTTCCTCATGGAGGGGGCGCTCGTCCTGACCGTCGACGGGGAGGAGCACGAGCTCGTCCCCGGCGGCTACGCCTTCCTCCCGCCGGAGTGCGAGTGGACCGTGCGCAACCGCGGCGGCGAGCCCGCCCGCCTGCACTGGATCCGCAAGGCCTACGAGTACGTGCAGGGCATCGAGGTGCCGGAGCCGTTCGTCACCAACGAGCAGGAGGTCGAGCCCACGGCCATGCCGGGGACCGACGGCAAGTGGGCGACCACGCGCTTCGTGGACCCGGACGACGTCCGGTACGACATGCACGTGACGATCGTGACCTTCGAGCCGGGGGCGGTGATCCCCTTCGCCGAGACCCACGTCATGGAGCACGGGCTCTACGTCCTCGAGGGCAAGGCCGTCTACCGGCTCAACCAGGACTGGGTCGAGGTCGAGGCCGGCGACTTCATGTGGCTGCGGGCGTTCTGCCCCCAGGCCTGCTACGCGGGCGGCCCCGGCCGGTTCCGGTACCTCCTCTACAAGGACGTCAACCGGCAGATGAAGCTGCGCTGA